A single Carettochelys insculpta isolate YL-2023 chromosome 2, ASM3395843v1, whole genome shotgun sequence DNA region contains:
- the LOC142008328 gene encoding mycolipanoate synthase-like — protein sequence MKPTGDEIAIVGIGCNFPGGEGIDNFWQVLVEGRNCTIEITPERFNIRDWYDPDDNKPGKICTTRAALIDGFNTFDNKLFGINDLEAERMDPQQKLLLECTYRALEDAGVTMENISGTKTGVFVGLMNRDYEVLTSKAVMEINHYDGTGAATSIAANRISYTFNLTGPSLAIDTACSSFLFALHYASQAIQQGDCETALCGGVNCIIDPRTFVSLSKAKMISPDGMSMPFSKNANGYGRGEGCGVLYLKPLKKALEDYNRIWGVIRFSAVNQNGRSVTPITRPSHTAQEQLLQSIYPAHVDPSVVQYVETHGTGTPAGDPTEAKSLGSIIGSNRSLKMSALKIGSVKGNVGHTESAAGAAALIKVLLMMHHEKIVPSLHYREDISSINTEKLNLSIPTTVEQWEELREFGRVAGVNCFGFGGTNAHIVIRQFKQTQVLPTFKKPLELFVLSAASGKSLRLIMDDTAEQLNMSNAVTLPNLAYTSACRRTHINYRYRKAFLTNSLQHLQQQVTLAAKTEITPSKMTPQLVFVFCANGVHFKGICKALLSSEPIFREKCKEIELLFQQYVPINLLGLTENEHDFSRPEIAQPLLFTLQVALASLLKYWGIKPVAAVGHSVGEVAAAHCGGFLSLEDAVKIIYHRSRLQAKVPGGRMLVVGNIPVQEVSEALGPYSGKVCIAAFNSPSSCTLSGDVDSVSALEKELAQLFSKRDIFLHVLHVPAAYHSHMMDPIVKEMMEHLQYLEKQKPEIEVISTLTGKAASADEFCTGKFWAQHIRDPVAFAQAIVSSANEKENVVFVEIGPDRTLQRHIVETLGKQTRVLSSLQTDVEYQTLLTLVGNLFELGYNPDWHHFYEGYQSIPAAFPRYQFDRKKLMNYLEIHQQANQRAANSYHPLVYSVNSDNMEFICPLSQASVPYLYEHQNNGVALVPGAFFVELGLASVMSSSRPKVPLSTCQISIKLLAPCVLNSNPHVLKIKLLSQQTVTDFSILSSSAAVYASGQVTKKSEAALEESSICFQDIFQRCKSVFTADMVYETLSQVGFQYGSRFRHLNDVFYCKDLEEAITSIKVNRKTREEMSDYCIHPVLLDCFLQMTAILTTLTVQTRAGFPSDIGSLVVFRPLEEEMMIYMKTSKSTGNHLEVCGCFTDKRGSVLAELKCVGITFMEQTSPRDNDLLFENKWKELSPAQTVGSVGEGPRVIVFADKLGITQQLKKYLHNESRYVMYEDWEMLLETNRPEMAIQNKMNRELGDYREVLFMWGIQKLNDESPSKVVTHLAKCCEAYRQIIVALQEKKSSCVVRIITYRTTDRNVDHINPGFALCGMMRTCIAEVSEITFQMIDISSLSTRDISALAAVLVKYKGQDHSEIWINQGRIYTSEIRRTPFKDIDYSQPSKSLQNSETFTLYTTDPYHVKDLSAEIVDNTITQLENHSVEVQTDKMCIHSEDYFPVSVSSCDFGNTLYWNSYSVGKHKLLALDFSGTVTAVGSEVTKVKVGDQVASCYPVVASSRVKVPETACFNIKKFPCFRDIPCVSYFMVAWEILNRLLPKAKHSGALGVISIEPESVLCQVLTLTAQEIGWRTVLAKPTSDQWQRVKQCSALVCLPPVTGMSKEDLIHLSHLQDLVIVHGNQQSERFRYLIGNDQENICVRVLKTISIFQKASLKQSLSAVRGWIISMQMKQFKNLSYYVFQQPEHPDNTDHTGTSYFTCQSIPLAVLKGDVATNWISDIPVYEAQKKMFQQNAVYIVTGGLTGLGFETVKFIAQNGGGCIAILSRSHPSTEKQEEIRALQNQCKGSRIVNLQCNVISRSHVEHAISSIDSIFSKSPIKGVFHSAAVLHDGRLEALNLSHFEKVLSPKVAGAINLHWATRAQELDYFVCYSSITSFLGNSMQANYAAANSFLDVFCHYRRNCGLSGQSINWGALNLGLLLNQNHIQNILESKGIDILQVHETYDYLKKSLILNNPQQAVVKLNFETLTNNVLSRIASLKSRFETLISEELGSKLELSEQRTSQNLLAVNSEDYVTSLVSHLCNTNMSDLTMNTSVASLGMDSMLAMTLQNLIFRDRRVEIPLVKLLDPHTTISSLVLLLEASSNESGSQEKTTHVVESIDDGSCL from the exons GAGATTGTGAAACAGCTCTGTGTGGAGGGGTGAACTGTATTATAGATCCTCGCACCTTCGTATCTCTGAGTAAAGCAAAAATGATCTCTCCTGATGGAATGAGTATGCCTTTTTCGAAAAATGCAAATGGTTACGGAAGGGGAGAAGGCTGTGGTGTTCTTTACCTGAAGCCACTAAAAAAG GCCCTAGAAGACTACAACAGAATATGGGGTGTTATACGCTTCAGTGCAGTAAACCAGAATGGCAGATCTGTGACTCCAATCACAAGACCATCTCACACAGCACAGGAACAGTTACTACAAAGCATTTATCCGGCGCATGTTGACCCATCAGTTGTGCAGTATGTTGAAACGCATGGCACAGGGACTCCTGCTGGGGACCCTACAGAAGCAAAGAGCCTAGGTAGCATCATTGGTAGTAACAGATCTCTTAAAATGTCTGCCCTGAAAATTGGTTCTGTCAAAGGGAATGTGGGCCACACAGAGtcagctgctggggcagctgcattAATTAAAGTTCTTTTAATGATGCATCATGAAAAGATTGTTCCATCTTTGCACTATCGAGAGGATATTAGCAGCATAAATACAGAGAAATTAAATCTATCCATTCCAACAACTGTAGAACAATGGGAAGAGTTGAGAGAATTTGGAAGAGTAGCTGGTGTCAATTGTTTTGGATTTGGGGGAACCAATGCCCATATCGTGATCAGACAGTTCAAACAAACACAGGTTCTTCCCACTTTTAAAAAACCACTTGAACTATTTGTACTCTCTGCAGCTTCAGGCAAGTCCCTCAGATTGATTATGGATGACACAGCTGAACAGTTAAACATGAGCAACGCAGTAACTCTCCCAAATTTAGCCTATACATCTGCCTGTAGAAGAACCCACATAAATTATAGGTACAGAAAAGCGTTTCTTACCAACTCTCTTCAACATTTACAGCAACAAGTTACCCTAGCGGCTAAAACAGAAATAACTCCGTCAAAGATGACTCCACAATTAGTTTTTGTGTTCTGTGCTAATGGAGTACATTTCAAAGGGATCTGCAAGGCACTACTGAGTTCAGAGCCAATATTTAGAGAGAAATGTAAAGAAATAGAACTGTTATTTCAGCAGTATGTACCCATCAACCTCCTGGGACTCACCGAAAATGAACATGATTTCTCTAGGCCAGAAATTGCCCAGCCATTGCTTTTTACTCTCCAGGTTGCCTTAGCTTCTCTTCTGAAATATTGGGGAATTAAGCCGGTGGCTGCTGTTGGCCATTCGGTTGGAGAAGTTGCTGCTGCCCATTGTGGAGGGTTCCTTTCCCTTGAAGATGCTGTCAAAATAATTTATCACAGAAGCAGGTTACAGGCAAAGGTTCCTGGAGGCAGAATGTTGGTTGTTGGTAACATCCCTGTTCAAGAAGTTTCAGAAGCCCTTGGCCCGTATTCTGGTAAGGTGTGCATTGCAGCTTTTAACAGCCCTTCTTCCTGTACTTTGTCTGGAGATGTAGACTCTGTGAGTGCACTTGAGAAAGAACTAGCTCAACTGTTCAGCAAGAGAGACatatttcttcatgttttacATGTCCCGGCTGCATACCACAGCCACATGATGGATCCAATAGTAAAGGAGATGATGGAGCATTTACAGTATTTGGAAAAGCAGAAGCCAGAAATTGAAGTGATTTCAACACTGACTGGGAAGGCTGCTTCTGCAGATGAATTCTGTACAGGCAAATTCTGGGCCCAACACATTCGAGATCCTGTTGCTTTTGCACAGGCCATAGTGAGTTCAGCTAACGAGAAGGAAAATGTTGTGTTTGTTGAAATAGGCCCTGACAGAACTTTGCAGCGGCACATAGTGGAAACACTAGGGAAACAAACTAGAGTTTTGTCCTCCTTGCAAACTGATGTAGAATATCAGACGCTTCTTACTCTTGTGGGAAATCTGTTTGAGCTGGGATATAATCCTGACTGGCATCACTTTTATGAAGGGTACCAAAGTATCCCAGCAGCCTTTCCCAGGTATCAGTTTGACCGTAAGAAGCTAATGAACTATTTAGAAATCCATCAGCAAGCAAATCAACGGGCTGCAAACTCTTATCATCCTTTGGTTTACAGTGTGAACAGTGACAACATGGAATTCATCTGCCCACTATCCCAGGCATCAGTACCCTATTTATATGAGCACCAGAACAATGGTGTTGCTCTAGTTCCAGGTGCATTTTTTGTAGAGCTTGGTTTGGCATCTGTGATGAGTAGCTCGAGGCCAAAAGTGCCTTTAAGTACTTGTCAGATCAGCATCAAGTTGTTGGCGCCTTGTGTTTTAAACTCAAATCCTCATGTTTTAAAGATAAAATTGCTGTCACAACAGACGGTGACAGACTTCAGCATACTGTCATCTTCAGCCGCAGTTTATGCATCAGGACAAGTTACAAAGAAGTCTGAAGCTGCATTGGAAGAAAGCAGCATCTGCTTTCAAGACATCTTTCAGAGGTGTAAATCCGTATTTACAGCTGACATGGTTTATGAAACACTGTCACAGGTTGGATTTCAATACGGTTCCAGGTTCAGACACTTAAATGATGTTTTCTATTGTAAAGATCTAGAGGAAGCCATAACCAGCATAAAGGTGAACAGAAAGACCAGAGAAGAAATGTCTGACTATTGTATCCATCCAGTGCTGTTAGACTGTTTTTTACAAATGACTGCTATTCTGACAACACTAACTGTCCAAACCAGGGCAGGCTTTCCTTCTGACATAGGCAGCCTTGTAGTTTTCAGACCTTTGGAGGAAGAAATGATGATATATATGAAAACAAGTAAATCCACTGGGAACCACTTAGAGGTTTGTGGATGCTTTACAGATAAACGTGGCTCTGTTCTGGCAGAACTGAAATGTGTTGGGATCACTTTTATGGAACAAACATCCCCCAGAGACAATGACTTGCTGTTTGAAAATAAGTGGAAAGAACTATCTCCTGCTCAGACAGTAGGAAGTGTTGGGGAAGGACCCAGAGTCATTGTGTTTGCTGACAAACTTGGAATCACTCAGCAGCTCAAAAAATACTTACACAATGAGTCGAGATACGTTATGTATGAAGATTGGGAGATGTTGTTGGAAACCAACAGGCCAGAAATGGCCATACAGAATAAAATGAACAGGGAGCTTGGGGACTACCGTGAAGTTTTGTTCATGTGGGGAATTCAGAAGTTAAACGACGAGTCCCCAAGCAAAGTGGTGACACATTTAGCTAAGTGTTGTGAAGCTTATCGACAAATTATTGTAGCATTACAAGAGAAAAAATCCAGTTGTGTAGTTAGAATAATCACCTACAGAACAACAGACAGAAATGTAGATCATATTAACCCTGGATTTGCTTTGTGTGGCATGATGAGAACCTGCATAGCTGAAGTTTCAGAAATCACATTTCAGATGATTGACATCAGCTCTTTGAGTACACGGGACATTTCAGCCCTAGCAGCTGTCCTTGTAAAATATAAAGGACAGGATCATTCAGAAATTTGGATCAATCAAGGAAGAATTTACACTTCAGAAATCAGGCGCACACCATTTAAAGATATAGATTACAGCCAACCTTCCAAGTCTCTTCAGAACTCAGAGACATTCACTTTATACACTACAGATCCTTATCATGTGAAAGATTTATCTGCTGAAATAGTTGATAATACCATTACTCAGCTTGAAAATCACAGCGTTGAAGTTCAAACTGATAAAATGTGCATCCATTCAGAAGACTATTTTCCTGTTAGTGTTTCAAGCTGTGACTTTGGGAATACGTTGTACTGGAATTCATATTCAGTAGGCAAACATAAGCTTTTAGCTCTGGACTTCAGTGGCACAGTAACTGCAGTAGGTAGTGAAGTGACAAAAGTAAAAGTGGGAGATCAAGTTGCTTCATGTTATCCAGTTGTTGCATCATCAAGAGTCAAGGTCCCAGAGACCGCTTGTTTCAACATCAAGAAGTTTCCATGCTTCAGAGACATACCTTGTGTGTCATACTTTATGGTAGCCTGGGAAATTTTAAATCGATTATTACCAAAGGCAAAACACAGTGGGGCTTTAGGTGTCATTTCTATTGAACCAGAGTCTGTTTTGTGCCAAGTGCTTACTCTGACAGCACAGGAAATAGGCTGGAGAACAGTACTTGCAAAACCTACTTCCGATCAGTGGCAACGTGTAAAGCAGTGCAGTGCCCTCGTTTGTCTGCCACCAGTAACTGGAATGTCTAAGGAAGATCTGATCCATCTTTCCCATCTCCAAGACCTTGTGATAGTACATGGTAATCAACAGTCTGAGCGTTTTCGATATCTAATTGGAAATGATCAAGAAAACATCTGCGTTCGTGTACTGAAAACCATCAGTATCTTTCAGAAAGCATCTCTGAAACAATCTCTAAGTGCCGTTCGTGGATGGATCATatctatgcaaatgaagcaatttaaaaaCCTGTCATATTATGTTTTTCAGCAGCCTGAGCACCCGGACAATACAGACCATACTGGGACCTCCTATTTCACCTGCCAATCGATCCCACTTGCTGTGCTGAAAGGGGATGTGGCAACTAACTGGATTTCAGACATACCAGTCTATGAAGCACAGAAGAAAATGTTTCAACAGAATGCCGTTTACATAGTGACAGGGGGACTTACTGGACTTGGCTTTGAAACTGTGAAATTTATAGCCCAGAACGGAGGGGGCTGTATTGCAATACTTTCAAGGAGCCATCCTAGCACTGAGAAACAAGAGGAAATCAGGGCTTTGCAAAATCAGTGTAAAGGGAGCAGAATAGTCAATCTGCAATGCAATGTTATTTCTAGGTCACACGTTGAACACGCTATCAGTTCAATTGACAGCATCTTTTCAAAGAGTCCAATCAAAGGTGTATTCCATAGTGCTGCGGTTTTGCATGACGGACGCCTCGAAGCTCTGAACTTGTCTCACTTTGAGAAAGTGTTAAGTCCCAAAGTTGCAGGGGCAATAAATCTCCACTGGGCTACCAGAGCGCAGGAACTTGACTATTTTGTGTGTTACTCCTCCATTACTTCATTTCTTGGAAATTCAATGCAAGCAAACTATGCTGCTGCTAATTCTTTCCTTGATGTTTTCTGTCACTACAGGAGGAATTGTGGACTTTCAGGACAATCTATTAATTGGGGTGCCTTGAATCTTGGACTCTTGCTAAATCAAAAtcacattcaaaatattttggaatCCAAAGGCATAGATATTCTTCAGGTACATGAAACTTATGATTACCTTAAAAAAAGCTTAATTCTGAATAACCCTCAGCAAGCTGTAGTAAAATTAAATTTTGAGACGCTAACTAATAATGTTCTTTCTCGGATAGCATCACTCAAAAGTCGCTTTGAAACACTCATTTCAGAAGAGCTAGGCAGTAAGCTTGAGTTATCTGAACAAAGAACCTCACAGAATTTATTGGCAGTCAATTCCGAAGATTATGTCACCTCACTGGTGAGTCACCTCTGTAACACAAACATGAGTGATCTTACGATGAACACATCAGTTGCATCACTGGGCATGGACTCTATGTTAGCCATGACGCTACAGAATCTGATCTTTCGTGACAGAAGGGTGGAAATACCCCTTGTGAAATTGCTTGATCCTCACACAACAATATCAAGTTTAGTTCTCCTTTTAGAAGCAAGTTCTAATGAAAGTGGGTCACAAGAGAAAACAACTCATGTCGTAGAAAGTATCGATGATGGCAGCTGTTTATAG